In Bacteroidales bacterium, a single window of DNA contains:
- a CDS encoding nucleoside kinase: MQKLIEIIIQNNDTRKKYPFGTTLMEIWDDLKLDLKYPAIGCMVNNKVEELNYAIYKPKTIKFFDITHPDGMRIYIRSLSFILIKAVNNIYPDRKLRIEHSISNGYYCEFEGDKKRLTASEIAEIKTEMYKIIDADIPFIRKEILTEEAVELFEKNGSINKAKLLKGRKHMYSSVYWLEDHADYFYGFLAPSTKYVKTFDLYKYYDGMLLRFPTTSNPEEVAPMILQDKMFEIFQEHKEWNEIIGVSTVGLLNEAAKNGKLTDLIKVSEALQEKKLAKIADLIAERNPMPRIILISGPSSSGKTTTAKRLEVQLKVLGIFPQVISLDNYFVNRQDTPLDENGDYDFENIEAIDLELFNKQLLQLLNGEKVEVPRFSFETGQRSFCGDFLQMSKNSVLLIEGIHGLNPRLTKQISDKEKFKIYVSALTSLCMDEHNRIPTTDNRLIRRIVRDYRYRGYSAEETIRRWPSVRRGEEKYIFPYQEEADVMSNSALLFELGVFKQYVEPILREVSPQSEEYSEATRLLKFFSYLEPIPIKEVPPTSILREFLFGSSFIYH, from the coding sequence ATGCAAAAATTAATTGAAATCATAATTCAAAATAACGATACACGAAAAAAATATCCATTCGGCACTACACTCATGGAAATTTGGGATGATTTAAAGTTAGATTTAAAATATCCTGCCATTGGTTGCATGGTAAACAACAAAGTCGAAGAGCTTAATTACGCAATTTACAAACCCAAGACAATAAAATTTTTCGATATAACACACCCCGATGGAATGCGAATATATATCCGCTCTTTAAGTTTTATCTTAATAAAAGCGGTTAATAACATCTATCCAGATAGGAAACTTCGTATTGAACACTCCATATCAAATGGATATTACTGTGAATTTGAAGGAGATAAAAAAAGGCTTACAGCATCAGAAATAGCAGAAATAAAAACTGAAATGTATAAAATTATTGATGCTGATATTCCTTTTATTAGAAAAGAGATATTAACCGAGGAAGCTGTTGAACTGTTTGAAAAAAACGGTAGCATCAACAAAGCTAAACTTCTTAAAGGTAGAAAACATATGTATTCTAGCGTTTATTGGTTAGAAGATCATGCCGACTATTTCTATGGATTTTTAGCCCCATCAACCAAGTATGTTAAAACTTTTGATTTGTATAAATACTATGATGGGATGTTACTACGATTTCCAACAACATCAAATCCCGAAGAAGTTGCACCTATGATCTTACAAGATAAGATGTTTGAAATCTTTCAAGAACACAAAGAGTGGAACGAAATTATTGGTGTTAGTACTGTAGGATTATTAAACGAAGCTGCTAAAAACGGAAAGCTAACAGACCTCATTAAAGTATCGGAAGCGTTACAAGAGAAGAAGTTAGCGAAAATTGCTGATCTAATAGCTGAACGCAATCCAATGCCCCGCATCATATTGATTAGCGGACCATCATCATCGGGTAAAACAACTACTGCAAAACGCTTAGAGGTTCAGCTAAAAGTACTGGGAATTTTTCCACAAGTAATATCTTTAGACAACTATTTCGTTAACAGACAAGACACACCATTAGACGAAAACGGAGATTATGACTTTGAAAACATCGAAGCTATTGATTTAGAGCTTTTTAACAAACAACTTTTACAACTACTAAATGGAGAAAAAGTAGAAGTCCCCAGATTTTCATTCGAAACAGGACAAAGGAGTTTCTGTGGAGATTTTTTACAAATGTCAAAAAATTCGGTTTTACTTATTGAAGGAATTCACGGTCTAAACCCAAGGTTAACAAAGCAAATATCTGATAAAGAGAAGTTTAAAATTTACGTTTCTGCACTCACTTCTCTCTGCATGGACGAACATAACCGTATTCCAACTACTGACAATAGACTAATACGAAGGATAGTACGTGACTATAGATATCGAGGCTATTCTGCCGAAGAAACAATACGGCGTTGGCCCAGTGTTAGACGAGGAGAAGAAAAATATATATTCCCGTATCAAGAGGAGGCTGATGTTATGTCAAATTCAGCGTTACTATTTGAATTAGGCGTGTTTAAGCAATACGTTGAGCCTATTCTGCGTGAAGTATCTCCTCAAAGTGAAGAATATTCTGAAGCTACCCGTTTACTTAAATTTTTCTCATATCTTGAACCGATACCAATAAAAGAGGTGCCACCAACAAGTATCCTAAGAGAGTTTCTGTTTGGTAGTAGTTTTATATATCATTGA